One Drosophila willistoni isolate 14030-0811.24 chromosome XL unlocalized genomic scaffold, UCI_dwil_1.1 Seg142, whole genome shotgun sequence genomic region harbors:
- the LOC111518907 gene encoding hybrid signal transduction histidine kinase L-like produces the protein QQPQQQPQQEQQHQTEELPAPAPVYEKEPVTRSYNLYESTSQQSQSGEQNGSSDIERNYLTKYYNYPYPPPHLYRNIEAEAEEKVRLSASTEIPKSEIMKQIEKSVIKYMKELEAEGKILSTPQEQSAASSSSASSSSPPPLTKTYYKPISSSLSSAAASSEEKRYSSSTIRPKILNQGQRQQQQQPHQHQQYHHVQHSQQHTVHAPHASHVIHQHPAGYHQQLSKKPQQQHPPHPQQYQSETETAYQAPEIPVDELSPNVEFIYKIKTRAPLQTATVKTVSKPYTLPLKSSEHFDHGAALKNIEEFDLSHVVTTPERIEDDQRVTSKPQKLYFNSEIYHDINSLPYKGEKLRQEHQLQQHHLQHQEYRHKLKAASDSHSDYKGYTGYFAEPEPEFDRERERERDLVKSSSESLHDDGYPLINPYQYVLKKEPKYHEDLHGERDSLWDQPLRLTKHSAPGGIYKSPTGSNLEYDSYSPKFNNNPEGYGYQHTYKSQALRAVGGGGGGSGGGGGVSGSGGASIGSASAGKRGKRGGVPPPVGAQGKKRVRTVTTSPGIVSGKLVKDMEANLALRPPPKN, from the coding sequence caacaaccgcaacaacagccacagcaagagcaacaacatcaaacgGAAGAGTTGCCAGCTCCAGCGCCTGTTTATGAAAAGGAACCAGTTACCCGAAGCTATAATTTATATGAATCTACGTCACAACAATCCCAAAGTGGTGAACAAAATGGCTCCAGCGATATCGAGCGAAATTATTTAACAAAGTACTACAACTATCCGTACCCACCGCCACATCTTTATAGGAACATCGAAGCGGAGGCCGAGGAAAAGGTGCGTCTGTCGGCATCCACGGAAATACCCAAATCGGAGATTATGAAACAGATTGAGAAATCGGTCATTAAGTATATGAAAGAATTGGAGGCAGAGGGTAAAATTTTAAGTACACCACAGGAGCAATCGGCTGCATCATCGTcctcagcatcatcatcatcaccgcCGCCATTGACAAAGACATACTACAAACCGATCTCATCGTCGTTAAGCTCTGCGGCTGCCTCATCAGAGGAGAAACGTTACAGTAGCAGTACAATAAGGCCCAAGATTCTGAATCAGGGACagcgacagcaacaacagcagccacaCCAGCACCAGCAATACCATCACGTCCAGCATTCCCAGCAACATACAGTGCATGCCCCGCATGCATCACATGTCATCCATCAACATCCCGCTGGGTATCATCAACAATTGAGTAAGAAACCCCAGCAGCAACATCCACCACATCCGCAGCAATATCAATCGGAAACGGAGACAGCATATCAGGCTCCTGAAATCCCCGTGGATGAGCTCTCGCCCAATGTGGAGTTTATCTATAAAATCAAGACACGGGCTCCCCTGCAAACGGCCACTGTGAAAACGGTCTCCAAGCCCTACACCTTGCCCCTGAAGAGTTCCGAGCACTTTGATCATGGGGCGGCCCTCAAGAATATCGAGGAATTCGATCTATCCCATGTGGTAACCACACCAGAACGCATTGAGGACGACCAACGGGTGACAAGTAAACCGCAAAAGCTTTACTTCAATTCGGAAATCTATCACGATATCAATTCATTGCCCTACAAAGGTGAGAAGCTGCGGCAAGAGCATCAGCTGCAACAGCACCATCTGCAACATCAGGAATATCGACACAAGCTAAAAGCAGCCTCTGATTCGCATTCAGATTATAAAGGTTATACGGGTTACTTTGCCGAACCGGAACCGGAATTCGATAGGGAACGTGAACGGGAACGGGATCTAGTGAAATCCAGCAGTGAATCCTTGCACGATGATGGCTATCCTCTGATTAATCCCTATCAATACGTTCTGAAAAAGGAACCCAAGTACCATGAGGATCTGCATGGCGAACGTGACTCTCTGTGGGATCAACCATTACGTTTGACCAAACACTCTGCACCGGGTGGCATCTACAAGTCGCCCACCGGCAGCAATCTAGAGTATGACAGCTATAGTCCGAAATTTAATAACAATCCCGAGGGCTATGGCTATCAGCATACGTACAAATCCCAAGCTTTACGTGCTGTTGGTGGGGGCGGTGGAGGCAGTGGAGGAGGCGGTGGAGTTAGCGGCTCTGGAGGAGCATCCATCGGCTCTGCATCGGCTGGCAAGCGGGGCAAACGCGGTGGTGTTCCACCACCAGTCGGGGCACAGGGAAAGAAGCGAGTTCGCACAGTTACCACAAGTCCAGGCATTGTTAGTGGTAAACTGGTCAAGGATATGGAAGCCAATTTGGCTCTACGACCGCCACCCAAAAATTAG
- the LOC6644838 gene encoding alpha-protein kinase 1, producing MLSLSWAHSVTHGTTGALRRRGSGSAVKQSVEDSSDKLQSIPDQLALAASRSDGRSYTRRGLTTRNKDANGGKDFGYSQVELNLIRPEKESHSHSHTKLSTHYGANSLSTTTAATAPAAASIRLGASLTMNDEQSLLDDSETAAEYVANAMKLAYGTQHKEQHLSPHNVATSPSSSSTQRPFSTSTEHHHNSYPIHKIPAEHERDHSRGSLLELQIQEELQKQLAQQQALLLAEQQQHQEHQKQHQQQQQQQQQQQQQQQQ from the exons ATGTTATCGCTGAGCTGGGCGCATTCGGTGACACACGGAACGACGGGGGCACTACGGCGTCGCGGCTCCGGATCAGCTGTCAAGCAGTCTGTGGAGGACTCCAGTGATAAATTGCAATCGATACCCGATCAACTAGCCTTGGCTGCCAGTCGATCGGACGGACGTAGCTATACGAGACGTGGCCTAACCACCAGAAATAAGGATGCCAATGGCGGGAAAG ATTTTGGCTACAGCCAGGTGGAATTGAATTTAATACGACCCGAGAAAGAGTCACACTCACATTCTCACACCAAACTCAGTACGCATTATGGTGCCAATAGTCTGagcacaacaacagcagcaacagcaccGGCAGCAGCGTCAATACGGTTGGGAGCATCACTCACTATGAACGATGAACAGAGCTTATTGGATGACTCGGAGACGGCTGCCGAGTATGTGGCCAATGCCATGAAATTGGCATATGGAACACAGCATAAGGAACAGCATTTAAGTCCACATAATGTCGCcacatcaccatcatcatcatctacgCAGCGACCCTTTAGCACGAGCACCGAACATCATCATAATTCCTATCCCATACATAAAATACCAGCCGAGCATGAGAGAGATCATTCGAGAGGATCCCTGTTAGAGTTGCAAATACAGGAGGAACTGCAAAAACAATTGGCTCAACAACAGGCATTGCTTCTAGccgaacagcagcaacatcaggaGCATcaaaagcagcatcaacagcagcagcaacaacagcaacagcagcaacagcagcaacaacaa